A DNA window from Agarivorans sp. TSD2052 contains the following coding sequences:
- a CDS encoding ABC transporter substrate-binding protein, whose protein sequence is MKKLLLSIVMFSFLVATIAITLIEGSSRPRLLILHSYNTDYSWTRTVNQGIERAKTAHLNVDIRYHYMNTKNQSSEAAKKRAATVAKRVVDSFQPDVMIVIDDDAQRLVAAEYIDKPDIQIVFAGVNAELETYGYQHASNVTGILERKSVSAVKEVLRLLVEAQPIPGQLAGKIIYLSDNSSSAKHDGNYLAKQVWSPIDYQGHVVVNSFTEWQQAVLSLEGNYKYLMVGGYRKLLGGEDGKFVSAQTVAQWTEQHSTLPIIGINAFNSEDGMMLSVGASPFEQGEVAFNFALELLNEPKHLAELPITVSKQYVVALRRKALLKREIVVPKVLEAFARATNNYYE, encoded by the coding sequence ATGAAGAAATTATTGTTAAGCATCGTTATGTTTAGTTTTTTGGTTGCCACCATTGCCATCACCCTCATTGAAGGTTCATCTCGGCCTAGGTTGTTGATATTACATAGCTACAATACTGATTATTCGTGGACTAGAACGGTTAATCAAGGCATTGAGCGAGCGAAAACAGCGCACCTGAATGTTGATATCCGTTATCACTACATGAATACCAAAAACCAATCTAGCGAAGCCGCGAAAAAGCGCGCTGCAACGGTGGCCAAAAGGGTGGTGGACTCTTTTCAACCCGACGTAATGATAGTGATTGATGATGATGCGCAACGCCTTGTTGCTGCCGAGTACATTGATAAGCCCGATATCCAAATTGTGTTTGCCGGGGTCAACGCTGAGTTAGAAACCTACGGTTATCAACATGCCAGTAATGTAACCGGTATTTTAGAACGCAAATCGGTATCGGCGGTGAAAGAAGTTTTACGCTTGTTGGTTGAGGCCCAACCCATACCAGGACAACTCGCCGGGAAAATTATTTATCTTTCGGATAATTCATCTTCAGCCAAACACGATGGGAATTATTTGGCCAAGCAAGTTTGGTCACCCATTGATTATCAAGGGCATGTGGTGGTGAATAGCTTCACGGAATGGCAGCAAGCGGTGTTATCTCTGGAAGGTAACTACAAATACTTAATGGTGGGTGGCTATCGCAAGTTATTAGGGGGCGAGGACGGCAAGTTTGTTTCAGCGCAAACGGTTGCGCAATGGACCGAACAGCATTCGACATTACCGATTATTGGTATCAATGCCTTTAATTCTGAAGACGGCATGATGCTGTCAGTTGGCGCCTCTCCTTTTGAGCAGGGAGAAGTCGCTTTTAATTTTGCGCTGGAGCTACTGAATGAACCGAAACATCTAGCCGAGTTGCCAATTACCGTATCTAAACAGTATGTCGTAGCACTGCGTCGGAAAGCATTACTGAAGCGTGAAATAGTCGTGCCAAAGGTTTTGGAAGCCTTTGCTCGTGCCACGAACAATTACTATGAATAA
- a CDS encoding ABC transporter substrate-binding protein: MKWNLRRRLLLLGFIVVILSALVTSFEQLKQWFNHTGTNTLVLAVVGPMSGPEADKGIAMLNGAKLFVRQYNMQQQDKQIALTIQQYDDGNNVVKAEQIARQLAKTKKVLAVLGHRASATSIKAAGIYQRAGLPMIGGSATAPEITQDNAWSFRVIPDNRLQGSFVAEYMATLGKNKAALVYSQDKFGESLAKAFLAGANRLAIDVSQFPFDLKGDWQQQAETINQQIRSLGHTGAIFLAVHDVEGAVLVSTLKNQHPSWLMIGSSSIGKQSFPERFKDRNHEREVSGYYTNGMFAVSPILFDVASESAQMFYQSFSQDFGYPPSGVAAAYYDAATIAASALDLASSLSGGEQEFVKLDLSQQRSAIRIQLAGLNSPSAAIQGLTHPLYFDPQGNVLRPMQVGLFSGGSFVSAPIQLQAVLGEKLRTRRTDVVYTGIEMQTINEFSPVDMTFKAKFKLWFRSTPGVNAEDIAFLNAVGDLTLGEPIESYFTSQSVYKLYQVEGMFLADAKPGRAAFGEYQLGVSFRHRTLPRSELIYVADIVGLGQTALHRNDNNQHKVQFDTNQWQQNQGLSFQDTLRKRSLGDPKYLHSDRQAIEFSRFNSLSSVHENVLSLRGRIPAQWQQIIFYSSVLAWLVYALILDFKLLGRLPRAYALGNKLLYALFIASAEPLFLDWLAQNYPNTNQLFASTCFDVLWWLLFASTLALLIDLLVWDPIERRSGRQVPKIMRHLTRGLAYIGAVFAILSFVYQRELTSLLATSGLVAMILGLALQSNLVNIFSGIAISLEKPFKLGDWISIASYGGPIVGEVIDMNWRTTKVKTADNTLYSIPNNTLANANLNNVSSSGQIVTGGFSISVNKQLEPMQIIPRIEAILIAIEAVKRVYVDISNIGSDTVDYQIKLVHGVDDTAQTTDLVWQAIWGLDSEIRNELAALEPTEENESEDL; the protein is encoded by the coding sequence ATGAAATGGAACCTACGACGCCGTCTCTTATTGCTCGGTTTTATCGTGGTTATTTTGAGTGCTTTAGTCACCAGTTTTGAGCAGTTAAAGCAATGGTTCAACCACACTGGTACCAATACCCTTGTCTTGGCGGTAGTGGGGCCGATGAGTGGGCCTGAAGCAGACAAGGGAATTGCAATGTTAAATGGTGCCAAACTGTTTGTTCGCCAATACAACATGCAACAGCAAGACAAACAAATAGCCCTTACGATACAGCAATACGATGATGGTAATAATGTCGTAAAAGCCGAACAAATTGCCAGGCAATTAGCCAAGACTAAAAAGGTGCTTGCTGTATTAGGACACCGTGCTTCAGCCACGTCAATTAAAGCTGCCGGTATTTATCAACGCGCAGGCTTGCCTATGATCGGCGGCTCTGCGACGGCACCTGAAATTACCCAAGATAATGCTTGGTCATTTAGGGTAATCCCAGATAACCGATTACAGGGCAGTTTTGTTGCAGAGTATATGGCTACCTTAGGCAAGAACAAAGCTGCTTTGGTGTATAGCCAAGACAAATTTGGCGAATCGTTAGCCAAGGCCTTTTTGGCAGGGGCAAACCGCTTAGCCATTGATGTAAGCCAGTTTCCGTTTGATTTAAAAGGAGATTGGCAGCAGCAGGCTGAAACTATAAACCAACAAATACGATCCCTAGGTCATACCGGTGCAATATTTCTTGCAGTGCATGACGTTGAGGGCGCGGTATTGGTGAGTACCTTAAAAAACCAACACCCCAGTTGGTTAATGATTGGCAGCTCGTCGATCGGTAAACAAAGTTTCCCTGAACGTTTTAAAGATCGTAACCACGAACGAGAGGTCTCTGGTTATTACACGAATGGAATGTTTGCGGTTAGCCCAATACTATTTGATGTAGCGAGTGAGTCTGCTCAAATGTTTTATCAGAGTTTTAGCCAAGATTTTGGTTACCCACCTAGTGGTGTAGCAGCGGCTTATTATGATGCTGCGACGATTGCCGCTAGTGCCTTAGATTTAGCATCGAGCCTATCGGGAGGCGAACAAGAGTTTGTTAAGCTCGATTTATCGCAACAACGCTCAGCGATTAGAATTCAACTAGCCGGACTCAATTCACCAAGTGCTGCCATACAGGGGCTCACACATCCCTTATATTTTGACCCGCAAGGTAATGTATTACGCCCTATGCAAGTGGGGCTATTTAGTGGTGGCTCGTTTGTGTCAGCGCCTATTCAATTGCAAGCCGTATTAGGAGAAAAACTCCGTACCCGACGAACCGACGTTGTTTATACCGGAATTGAAATGCAGACCATTAATGAATTTTCCCCAGTAGATATGACGTTTAAAGCTAAGTTTAAGCTGTGGTTTAGAAGTACGCCGGGGGTAAATGCTGAGGATATTGCATTTCTAAACGCAGTGGGCGACTTAACACTTGGTGAGCCTATAGAGTCATATTTCACGAGCCAAAGCGTTTATAAGCTCTACCAAGTAGAAGGGATGTTTTTGGCCGATGCAAAACCCGGCAGGGCGGCATTTGGCGAGTACCAGTTAGGGGTGAGTTTTCGTCATCGAACCTTGCCAAGAAGTGAGTTAATCTACGTAGCGGATATCGTTGGCTTGGGTCAAACTGCGCTACATCGGAACGATAACAATCAACATAAGGTGCAGTTTGATACAAACCAATGGCAGCAAAACCAAGGTTTATCTTTTCAAGATACCTTACGTAAACGCAGTTTAGGTGATCCCAAATATCTTCATTCTGATCGCCAAGCTATCGAGTTCTCTCGCTTTAATTCCTTGAGTTCTGTTCATGAAAATGTGTTGAGCTTACGCGGGCGTATACCAGCGCAATGGCAACAAATTATCTTTTATAGCAGCGTATTGGCTTGGTTGGTCTATGCCTTGATATTAGACTTTAAACTATTGGGCCGATTACCAAGAGCTTATGCGTTAGGCAATAAGTTACTTTACGCTTTATTTATTGCATCAGCTGAACCGCTATTCTTAGATTGGCTTGCCCAGAACTATCCTAATACCAATCAATTATTTGCTAGTACCTGTTTTGATGTTTTGTGGTGGTTATTGTTTGCTTCAACGTTAGCGTTGTTAATTGACTTACTGGTCTGGGATCCCATCGAAAGGCGCAGTGGCCGCCAAGTGCCAAAAATTATGCGTCACCTGACTCGTGGCCTAGCGTACATTGGCGCTGTTTTTGCTATTTTGTCTTTCGTTTATCAGCGGGAGTTAACCAGTTTGTTGGCCACGTCTGGTTTAGTGGCGATGATTTTGGGCTTGGCCTTGCAGTCTAACCTCGTTAATATTTTTTCGGGTATTGCCATTAGTTTAGAGAAACCCTTCAAATTAGGGGACTGGATCAGCATTGCTAGCTACGGTGGCCCAATAGTGGGGGAGGTCATCGACATGAACTGGCGAACCACCAAGGTAAAAACAGCTGACAATACGCTGTACTCCATCCCTAACAACACCTTAGCTAATGCTAACTTAAATAACGTGAGCAGTAGTGGTCAGATTGTTACCGGCGGATTTTCAATTTCGGTGAACAAACAGCTAGAACCGATGCAAATTATTCCGCGGATCGAGGCCATACTGATAGCAATAGAAGCGGTTAAGCGGGTTTACGTTGATATTTCAAATATTGGTTCTGACACTGTAGATTATCAAATCAAACTGGTTCATGGGGTCGACGATACAGCACAAACTACCGATTTAGTTTGGCAGGCTATTTGGGGTTTAGACAGTGAAATAAGAAATGAATTAGCAGCGTTAGAGCCGACAGAAGAAAACGAGTCTGAGGACCTATAA